The following are from one region of the Osmerus mordax isolate fOsmMor3 chromosome 1, fOsmMor3.pri, whole genome shotgun sequence genome:
- the LOC136951115 gene encoding protein PHTF1-like, whose translation MEKKPNKKEELNIVNNVLKLATKLMKELDIPFRLLGLTVNPLVYNITRVVILSALSAVVSDLLGFNIRLWKIKP comes from the exons ATGGAAAAGAAGCCCAACAAGAAAGAAGAACTGAACATAGTGAACAATGTTCTGAAGCTCGCAACTAAACTCATGAAA gagtTGGACATCCCCTTCCGGCTGCTGGGTCTGACGGTGAACCCCCTGGTGTACAACATCACCCGGGTGGTCATCCTGTCAGCCCTGTCCGCCGTGGTCAGCGACCTGCTGGGCTTCAATATCAGG CTGTGGAAGATCAAGCCTTGA